The window ACATTGACAAGGCACTCTTTGTAACTTCTAGTTGGAGTTTGAAACACCCtatgttttttctttaattttagtctctctccaaaacttatatattttcataaattcttTCTCGTCATTCTGATGTCGAATTTAATTCGGCTCCAAATTGAATTCAATGTGGCTTGTCTAGAATTTCCAATCCTTCACTGTTGCAAtccattttattctcttttttcacATTTCACTTGCTGTCAAGATGGCTCTTCAGCAGGAAGTGAATCATATTGGAATGATGCTTGTAAAGACTCGTGACTTTGCACCTTATTTGTGTTTTCTGCTCAAATTAGGTACATCGAGCAAGATTGAGAGGTGATAAGAATGATGTTGCTGTCAAGGTGAGGGAAAGTGGACTACTTTGCGGCTCCATATTTCTGCACTAATTTAACTTTTTGTGGCATATAATAGGTGCAACATCCAGGAATCCAGGATCTGATGATGACAGATATTCGTAATTTACAAGCTTTTGCTTTGTACATACAAAAGACAGATGTCAAATTTGATCTGTACTCAATAACCAAGGAAATGGAGACACAGGTGCATATTATTTCTGTATTTCTTTTTGTCATAGAATGTAGATtaccattttccttttcttttttcctctctctctctctctctctcgttctgatattggtttgattttttgctCTACACCTGAGGATGATAGTGTCTTGAAAAGATTAGACGTTAGTTGTTGAGTGTGGTTCTTAGTTGTGGATGACTTAAATTCTATTTGTTGAATACTTGAATTTATGCTATAACTGTAATTCTTTTCagattaaaattaaatagataTAGTGCTTCTTTCTGCATGACCATTCAGATTACTGCATACTGCATACTGGAtacttattcttttttggttatGCCATTCAGATTGGATATGAATTTGACTTCATCAGGGAGGCTAATGCTATGGAAAAGATTCGACGTTTCCTATATGAGAATAACAAAAAGAGTCCTGTTTTGGTGCCACGAGTGATACGGGATATGGTCAGCAGGTACGTAATGCCACACCCCATTTTTATGTGGTCAGGACTTGCAAACATGGATTAAGATGATTATAGGTTATTTTGATAGCATGAGactgtttattatttttattttgaaagttaGTATAAGGTTGTTTCAATTGAGAAACAtcttatgtaaaaaaaaaacacttatttatCCATAGAAAAGGCTTAAACTTGTTTCAAGCTAAAAATCACAATACCTTTGTCCCAATGCTGCATTTTGCAAGTTCACTTTGTCAATTTTTTGTACTGCTGCATTTCTGGTGCTATATTTCATTTGACAAACCTTTTGTTAATCAAgtatttctttgtttggttaGGAGGGTCTTAGTGATGGAATATATGGATGGAGTTCCAATCCTTAATCTTGGTGATGAAATAGCAAAACGAGGAATAAATCCTGGTGGTAAGATTGCAGCAGCGGCAAAGCAGTAAGCGTCTAGACTATCCCTGAGAGTATGGGATACTTTTGccatattttgtttatataagtAGCTGTTACATGCACATAaagttttatcttatttttactaatatttatttacttttgagTCCTTCATTTAAACATGGAGACAttaaattccattttttttcaaaaaataataaaagtgtaACTCTCTTTAAATCCCTTATTTCTCTGGTAAAGTTACTTCTAGGTTTCTTTATACCTTGGTggcatacaatttttttaaaaaaattgctcGCTGGCCTTTTTAGTCACTCCTTAATTCCTTGGATATTTCTTGCTagatttttttctctaaatttgtTACCAATATTTTCCTGAAATCAGTTTTCTGGTTCTTtagatttattatatatttttagataaaatttgcTCTGTTGTAATTCTTTACAATCACAGAGTAATGAATCCCCTTTTCTGGTTGCCTTTCTAATAATGTAGTAGAtattatcttctaaaaaaaatggtgcAGGATACTTATATTAAACTTTCTGTAACTGTAGGAAAATCCTTGAAAGTTTGACACTAGCATATGGGCAAATGATTCTGAAGAGTGGTTTCTTCCATGCTGATCCCCATCCGGGAAATATACTTATCTGTAAAGGTTCAGAGGTAATTGGGCAATCAATATCTgtttttttaaggtttatttcttttttatttttagattttatttgtgcattttattatttgaatgcTGCTTACAATTCTCTTTTAAATGAATAGCTTAAATTATAGGTTGCATGATATGAAGAGACGGAATACTAATTAAACCTGTGGTTTTGTAATGTTAGATTTGCATGCCAGACCAACTTATAAGCTCTACTtgtgtcttttctttttcccacaACAGGTTGCCTTGCTAGACTATGGGCAAGCGAAGGATCTCCCAGAGAATTTGAGGCTTGGTTATGCTAATCTTGTTCTTGCCATTGCTGATGATGACCCTATAAGAGCTGCAGAGAGCTACAGGTACTAATCATTGCCTAtaagtcaatttggtccttcgCTTCTAATGAATTGCCTGTTGGTTTGCCAAGAACTATCATGGAGATTcaaatggaagaagaaaaaaaaaaagagatttgatgCTCTCTTTGTTTATTGCTATATTTTAACTGACTAGTAGATTTGGTAAAATGCAGGTCACATTTATGTATCCAATATAATTTTATCTGAAATATGGCTTGGTTTGAGAAGTTCTGATGATGTCCCAGAATTTTTTGAGGTTTATTGGTTTTGACTGTTAATATTTGTATCAAATTGATTTCTCCTATTTCATAGGGAGCTGGGAATTGATACCTTAAGCCATTGCGAAAACGAACAACAGGAATTGCTGAGGTTGGCACAGACGATGTTTGATACAAAACTACCCCCTGGAGTGGTGATGCTGCAACCTTTCTCGGAAGAATCTTCAATTAAAAAGATTGCTGTTCTGGTATGCTTTAGAATCATCAACTATTAAATTTGCTTACTTTGTGGACAATTCCGCTAGACGcacatacatataatttttgCTTAGATGTTTATGTACTGGTTTTCCCATATTATTTCAAATGTTTAGTTGCATTTGTAAACCAGACTGAAGTAAAACCTCTCTACTGTAATATTATGTAGCATTTGAAACAAGTCTTGGAAGGGTTTCCTCCGCGACCGAAAGTTTATTAACAGGGAATTCAATTCCACTGATGTGGAATAGGGGATTAGTTATGTTTCATATGAAGTTCTTCTGATCTACCAAGGgtaccaaattttaaaaaatgcatagggaagtttttattattaatttggcACGCCAAAATGCATAAATGAATGAATAGATATGTTCAAAGATATTCACTTTGAGAAATTAAACAAATGAAATGCTGTATTTTCATTACAATATTGAGGATATGTGAAATAGGATATAGAAGATACTGTTACTTTCATTTCCCATGAGTTCctatagttttttatttgaatatatcaacTTTGATGGCAATATGTTGgttctaaataataatacaaaatgtTTGTACTTGGTACACAAAATTCCCATGTCAAAGGGGTCtgggagagagaataaaatgatCATCCAAAATAATTTACTTGAAAGAGTGGGCTTGGACTCTGGACATTAGGGGAACAAGTAGGAAGTTTGATGTGGGTACCTACCTTATGCTGTTATATTTTCTTCTGCTGAATTACATATTGCTTCCTTATTGGGACTTGGCTATGTTAGGCTTTTCCTGAGGAGCTATTTTCTGTACTTCGGACGGTGCATCTCTTGAGAGGGCTTAGTGTTGGTCTAGGAATCAACTACTCTTGTGCAGAACAGTGGAGATCCATTGCAGAAGAAGCTTTGTATAGTGCCGGCAGGTTAAAAGGTGACCCTTCTtaactcttttaagttttaagaaaaTAGGGGCATTGTGATATTGCATGGCAAAGAGATAATTAAGATTGCTTTTACATGCATTCACTTTCTCTTGCTAAACGAGGTCTTTTGCATTTTCTTGCCATTGCTTGTGTGTATCTACTTTCTCATGCTATATGATGTCTTCTGCTgtttaaaatcatattttatctTACCTTTAAACGCTACCAAATGCACAAGTGTTCCAACACTTAGAAGtggttttcttttatattgtggAGTACATACTATACCTAAAGTGGAATCATTTTTCTGCGAGGGATGTGTCTCAAACTCTCAATGCCTCCAGTCTTTGAGAAATTATTCTATAAACCGGTGTACTGCGCCTCCCTTTCACATTAGGGTGGACTACATTTGTAAGACCTACAGGTGGGGCCCACCGATATGTGAGAAAAGGGTATAGCACACCAAGCGCACTGAATAATTTCACCTAGCCTAAATCTATATCTAACTTTTGTGTTCATGCCTAACTTTCTTGATTGGTATTATTTCAGGTAAGGATATGAAGAGTAGAGTTCGTAGACGTGGTTTATCAAGAAGATTTTTTTGAAGAGTAGGCATAAATTAGTTTGGAGCtttttatgtttcttgtttgctaATGTACTAATCAAACATTCAAACCTCTTACttagaaaaaggagaaaaaagaaggaagttTGATCCATTTGTTGTATATATTCAGTTATTTGACATCATTTATGATCACCACAAGCTCTTGTATAATGCCTTCAGATACAGTTTCAAGTTGTAAAAGTTCTCTATTGGcttttcacaattattattactttttccCATTGACATCATGAGTGTAATCCAACAAAGTACTGTGAACCAGTTGATTGAAGCTATTGAGTCCATGTCAAACTCAAGCTTGGAAAGCCACCTCCCCTACTTGCCCATAGTCCGAATGAAACAGACCATAGCTTGTTCCAAGTTTTACCTAACAGATATGTTTTGCTCCTTACaacattataattataatttatttagggGCCATTCTGTTTATATAATTCCAAGGCGACTAATGAACATGTACTCAGTGTAGCTAGTGCGTTAGAAACAACTTATTTGCAGTAGCTTATGCATAgtgtttattaaaatatatatactttttggtaacttttatgttaaatgtgtgacccaaaaaaaaaaaaaaaaaaaaaaggaagcaaaaagGCTTTTCCCAAACACACTCACCTGAATATGATTGAATGAGGTTGACAACAACATTTTTTCATTATAAAGCATTCTTATCTTGGTGGATTCTTTAGTTTTAGTTTGGTATGACATATTTTCATTGGCCTGGGAAAAAGTATAATTGTATTTAGAATGTATATAATTCCAAAAAGCtaaagtatgaaaaaaaaaatgtaatcaaaACAGTCATTTTCAGCACCCAAACTGAGCAGTAGGAGAAGAAGCTTGTAATTGATGAGGGTAACCACTTTAATGGCCTTGCTTGGTTAGAAGCTTTCACTATTGGGCTTCGCCCAAATAAAACCCACTTACAAGGCCCCTTTTTTGGGGCCATCCAATCAATCagcctttctattttttgtttttcagaATGTTGGATTTATCGGTATGTAAACAATCACTTGGACTTTAACCCAAATGGTATAAGGTATGTTAAAGTTAAGAGTAgctcttaaataaaaatattatcaagCCCTGGGAACCCAATAGGCCCAAAAATTAGAACAATGCTGAATGTTAGTGGAATGGGCTGGGGCCCAATAGTTAGGTTGATACTTGATAGTTGAGCGTCTGACTATGTCAAAGTTTAGTGAAATTATTCAATGTATCTGGTGTACTACACCCTCCTCTTATATAACTATATAAAGGTGGGATATATATGGATCCCTTGCTCATTCTTACTAAAATGCTTgtacaaaataatttctttGAAGTTGGAACAAGGATAAATGTTTGAATAATGTTGAATGTATTTGGATCTTAACTATGaattgtatatgtatatatatacacaaacacatacacacaacaATAAGAGAGGGTAGGTTTGAACTTCGGTTCTcctcgtaaaaaaaaaaaaaaaaggaagaagaagcaaacaatgccACTAAACTACTAGACTTTTGGACTCTACAAGGTACATTAATTACATTATTCATGTGGCCAAAAACATTAAACGAAAAAGTTTGTATTATTGTGTAAACAATTTACAATTTGAAAAATTGTAATACTCCCACACtagaaaattatttgtttacccttaaaaatccatttttttttgagtaaataggATTTACTGTATTGtctttgaaataaattttcttttataaaaaaaaaaaatatctcccatgaatttaaactcaaataaactaaatggGAAAAGAGTGTTGagtacatttttcaaaaagtagaAATATTGTCAAGTGGGCCTGAGTAGGGCCTACTTGAGTGAGTTGGTAATTGGGCCATGAGTCCATGAGTGAACATAAACCCGGCCCATCCACTATATCAGTTCCAACAAAAAACAAGGTCAAAACAAAAAGTGTATAGAGTACGATTCCCGCTATTCTTTGATGAAACTCCCGCGTCACTCAGATTAATAATAAGAGacaaaaaatttctcattttcaaacctcagattagagagagagagagagagagatgtttggGAAAATCAGAGGAGCTTCGACTTCGTCACTAGACAGCTTGGAGTTAGAGAGACCAACTTCCAAGATTTTCAGAGACGATCCTCTCTCCATTTATggtactttctctctctagtaGAATACTAGGATTATTGATTGGTTCATGAAATATATGTTTCACAACCATTTACATTAGATCCTTGTttgttgtatttaaaaaaaaaaaaagtaaatttcgATAGCCTCGTTCGATATTTTCATTCGACTAATAATGTTTTCAAGTTCCTTGTTGAAAACATTATCCGTAAGCTGATGGGTtggaacttttttatttatctatttggTTTAAAGCTCGGGTTGGGTCAGGATTCGGGTCagccaaaatttcaaaactgaCCCAAAATTTGACAggttgatttgttttgtattttgggatttatttgtttaaatttgttattttgatgTTTTGAGAAATACTTGTGATGAAATTGGAGTATTAGAATTAGACCCAATTGtataaattgtaattattttattaaataatagacttttaaatagttgattgaaaatgcaaatttttttattaagcttGATGACTAAACCCAACTCAATTTGCCTCTATGGGAAATGGGATTGGGTTAGGTTGGTTGGATTAGAGATTTCTAAACCCAGGGTGGCAAAGTTGGGGATTAAAATTATCTCGAATTCAATCCAACCCAGCCTATGCATACCCCCTTTGAGTTCATGTGTGTATAAATTGTAACATGCTTAATGATTTTCAGAATTGTCAGGTAAATATTGATCAGTTTCTTACATAGAGGTTGTTCTTGTTTATAATATGGGGATGTTTGTGATCAAGTGTGCTCTATGAACATAAATTTGTTTCAATTGAGATTTAAAGCTATACATAGTGCAGACTTCAACTTTAGCGTTAGCAATGTTAGATAGTGTTAATTAGTGTTGGAAGCTTGTGCAGAAGGGTTGAATGgtatttgaattaaatttgatTCCTTTTTGTTGCAGAGGTTACACTCATGAAGCTTAAATTAGGCTCTCAACGTGAGCTAAGTTCACACTCCGAGCAGACAGGGCCGCAGATAGAAACTGATTCTGCTTCATGCTCCTCTTGTGCTGGGGTGATGAAGATAAATGCAGGTTGTTCTGAAAAATGTTCTCAAGACATTGTGGGTTCCCCTAATGAGGGGGCAATGGCAATAGATACAGAATGTTCCTCTGGTAGTGTTTTGCCGGGTTCAATTGATTCTCCTTGTTTGGGCAGCAAGAAACAGCAACAGAACAGGAATGTTTCGGTTCTTTACCTCTTTTCTAAATTTAAGGATTCTCATCGACAAGTTGTAAGCTCATCCTGCGAGGACGCGATGCCAATAGAGGATGGTTGTTCTGAAAGTTCTTGGACAAATTCAAGTGATTGTCATCAATCTCTTAAAAGCATGGAACAGCAGATGGATCAGGAATGTGTAACCTCTTTAGCTCTGCAGAATGTAAGATCTGAACTGGGATGCGCTTAATTTAGGCTCACTTGGCTGTTTTATAAGTTCATTTACTTTGAAGTCAATTGTTTCTGATGTTGTTTCAATGCCCATGTATGGGGAAATGTTGTAATGCATGGAAAAGAAAGTCAGCTATCAAAGTTTCAGTGTTATTGCCTACGTACTGTTCAGCCTTGAGCATTAGGCTCTCACTTTTTCTGGGTGTGTGTGTGGGGAGAATATTGTAATCCGTATGTGTGATGTCTAAACCCATGTTTTCTAGTAAGCACGCCCTTCTCCAAGAAGTAGGTTGAAATACAATCACAAATGAGTTTAAAGTTTGCAGTTAAAGGCAAAACTCAACCTTTGGATTAGAGGCTGTATGAGTGAAACTACTAGGAGAGATGGAATAAGAAGACTGAAAAAAGGATTGCGTTGATGTGTGAATTTGAATAAGCTTAAAAATCCAGCttatattagtttttatttatttttgaagtctcacttttttaaaaaagtacgtgtttttgtttttttggtaaaataccACTTGCAGAGGTGGTTTAGTGTTAGGAAGTCCTTGTAACTATCATGCTTGCCAGTCTAAGAATTGTGGGTTCAAGTAGTAGCAAGTCCTATAAATGCCCGTGGTCCCATGCCATTATGCAATGTAGGGGTTTAAGTGGTGTATGGACAGTGATTGCACTTGCGAGCCCTAACTAATCATGGAAGTAAAATAGACTAATGATGATAAATTATCCCAAGGGACCTAAATTTGATTGCCAAGATGGACCCTCATGTGGTTATGTAAGTATATCTGCTGAGTGACTATTTATGTCAATTCTATAGTTGCTTACCCGCCCcaccaacacccccccccccccccccaaaaaaaaaaaaaagaaatctataGTTGCTCTATTCAAATTTGGATAATCATTTGATTGGCATGGTAAATTCAGTCAACAAATGGTATAGTTGCTCTGTTCGCGTGGATGATCAATTGATTTCAACAAACTTGGGTTTGCAAGAATTGTACCTAAGAAGGCTAAGATAACCGATTGGTTCAATAAACTTGGGCTGCCAAATTGAAGTAAATTCATCATACGGAAGTACAGAAACAGAATGCAATAATTCCAAGCCGCACAATGCATTGTTCTTATTGATGGCACTCAGTTTGATGCAGCTTTGTGCAATACCCCATAGTAGAAATCAATAGGTCTCAAGTGCCAGATTGATTCACAGGATTTGTAAGGACACTAACATGGACAAAAATGATCGTTCATTAGGATCCTTTATTGTACACAATAGCAATATTTCCTACAAGGtaggagcaaaaaaaaaacttttttaacttCTGGTGTCAACTTCACGAGTGACAAATATCAGAAACACCCACAAAAATGAAGTATGATGAAATTTTCTGCATGGTCTCAGCTGTAACATGGAAATTCCATAAATTGTTTTGAGTCACAAATGAATCATTTGACACTAGAAGTACAGGTGCAAAGAAGAGTTTCTTAAAAAATGCACAGGTTGTAGAAATGAGAACTAAGTGAAAGCTCACTCCCTAAGCCATGGTGCCTGAGCTGGTGTCCACTGACATAGTTCACCTTCTTTGAACCAAAGAGCTGCAGAGATGCaaattgtgtgtgtgagagagagagacaggaAAGAGTTCAAATACACAGTACATGTCTATCAAAGCATTACGTGATTACTAAGTGTGAAAATGACCGTTAAGCATAACATGATATTTTACCTATTTCACGCTTGCCATTCTCAGGGCTGTCACTTCCATGAACCACATTCCTGCCAAAAGTTTTCATCATAAGACCTTGTCTCTAGAAAAGTAATTTGCTGTAATGAAAAACAACAATTCTTTTCCAATTCTTTGTGATTAATTTACACATTAAACTAGTCAAGCACCAAAGACTAAAGCCTCTAACCTTCCGGTTTGAACAGCAAGGTCTCCTCTTATTGTGCCAGGGTCAGCTTGAAGAGGATCTGTAGACCCTATAAGCTTCCGTGCAGATGCAACAACACCAACACCCTCCCAAGCCTTGCAAAGATAACTTATGATCAGTCTTGAAACTTTCAAATATTTCAGATTCATTGGGAgaagaaaggggggggggggggggggtggagaaagaaaaattataccATGCACACAACTGGACCAGAAGTAATGTAATCAATCAGCTTAGGGAAGAATGATTTAGACTTGAGATCCTTATAATGCTCCTGTAACCATAAAAACAAACATCATACGCATAATAATTTAGGCATCTTAAAGAGGATGTAAAAATCAATGTTCAAGTAACCATCAAACAGACATCAATTAACACTAGTTACAACCATAGTCATAAATTGGTAAATTAAATTGCTGTCCTGTTGAATTTCCCGAAAGCATGGAAATTAATATGAAAGCTGGTCATACTACACCAAGTTTTTTACATGGCCTATTACTTCCTTAGCAATTAAATGAAGCAGCATATGCAAAACCTCTTCAACAACTTCACATCACAATTGAAACTCAATTTCTCAATAACGATACGGAAATACTGAATTAGGGTTTCTccatataaattaataaagtaaATACAATGACAAACGTCACAAACCTCTGCTAATTCTTTTGGGCACTCGAAGAGCTTCAAGCCAGTCAATTTAAATCCCTTCTTCTCAAACCTTGAAATAATCTCTCCAACCTATAGTAACTCAATCCAAATATACAAATTCATGCCAGGAGaaaacaattaaaagaaaaggaagctCTTTTATACAATATAACTGCTTAAACCCTACATGGCAACAAAGAATGCCGAAAATTCCCAGGAAACTATTAATTTCCCGCAAGCAAGACAAGCAGTTGGGCTCAATGCCTCAATCTATTAGAGATTTTTGTCTTCTAAGGTAATGAATAATGTAAAGTCTTAGACTTTTCCCCTATgctttctcagcaaccaaattTGACATAGGATTGTTAAGAATTGCAAGCAAATTAAAGTAAAGCTTACAAGTCCACGTTGCACAGCATCAGGTTTCACCATTATATAAGTCTCTTCAACTTGTTCCTGCACACACAATGACACCAAGAaagacaacaacaaaaaaaagtacaaaattttcaaatggggttctaataaactttgcaaataCCGaataaaatgagagaaaacTCAAATGGGTTTTCGATAATTGAggtaaaaatttgaaaataaagaGGGAGAGAAGCAAACCATGGAAGCAACCAAGTGGGGCAAGAAGATATGGGTTTTGTGAGAGAGGGTTTTGGCATGGGGACGAGATGGGGAATATGAGAAAAGATGGGGCTTTGAGTGGAATGCAGCTAAGTGGAGGTGGTGTTTGGTGCGTTGGATATGGCAGTGAGTGTAGGATAAGCTGCAACAAGTTCTCCGAGTTTGTGAGCTTAGAAGAGATGATGAGAGGCATGGTGGACTTGCTCTACCGAACACTACCTGAGCTtccatcttttctctctcttcaacaACTCGAGTGCATTTACATATTATAAGGACCCAAAATTACTTGAGTACCCCTATCTTATTTTGTCCTTCATTTTAGGGGTTGATCGTAGATCGGGTTAAGTTGGATAGAGAAGTGTTTTTAACCAAACCCGTTATggtgagttaaaaaaaaattcaactcaacCTAACCCAATTTAACCCATTATAGGAGATCAACTCAACCCACGTGGATCGGGTTGGATCCATGgttagacaaattttttttttttaattattattattaaattaagcaTTAAAACAACACCACCACAAGTAAGAGTAAGGTCACGTTTGGTAAACTATAATAGAcgctgtaatgtaatagatattcTTATAGCATAATTATTcggttgtttggttatgtttttattacaatgaatagttattccttacgaatagctattcttcaaaatgaggaataactatttcttatcaaaagtactgaatatctattcctttactttatgtaataacttttttaaaaaatttcctaaaaagccattagttgccacatcttcaaaaggaaagaaaataaattttccttcttgttaattattagttttattttgaacaccctaaaataagtgtattttatgaaatttgacttagaaatgatttaattacacattctttttatactctactaaattATGGATGCATATTCAGGATTCTATTCCTATATAGTCatcaaactaatgaatagtaatacttattacattccaacttaatgtattccttgtaatacttattcctattctcatgtaataatcattatagtgtaccaaacgtaccctaaatttataaccaaataatcATGAACATAACaccaaacaaatacaaacttTATGAGAAAAACTTagggtttgaattttatttagaaagaggagaaaaaaataaataacaaaattatataatatattttttaatatatatttttaaatttaaattgtggggcctgaaatttgaaATCCCAGCCCATTTCACATTAAGAGCCCAAAGCCCAAGCTGAGGAGCCTACTGCCGAGGATGTATGACGAAAGCCccttaacggcccaagaatgtggccgaggacgatcccacgctcaacacctcacaaaacgtctgtgggaaaaggacaaactcagtacaagagcagtacaaacgagaaagctgccaacaccataatgtGGAGTCCAgtgcctgacaagcccatactccataccatgctatccagcttttcccaaccactctgacgtatgaATTGATAGGGCGAGTAATTACCCCAaataaggagaaactgacacgtagatgaagaaggggaagtgaatactagtataaaagggaaaagagagctaaaagaaaaggggggggggggggaggccccggaaaaaggaggagaaaaaggaggaagaatgGTGAGAATATAATGCTCCTCagactaattccgaggagtcagaCCTTTTGAACTacatcgatgtaaggcttagctataCAGTCCAAACCTGTCTTTGTATAAGCTCTCATGAAACCAGGACCAGACCGATACCCAGCGCCCAAGGGtaggcctttccaaacccactctctacaaatcatattgttcgggccctttacaaaCGAGCCCAGCGTCATTCATGGGTCGTTataaatcgtgtccctacataaatatatattaaatataggtgggTTGGGTCGAGTTAGGTGCGTTTGTAAATCtcatgacccaaacccaactcgACCCACTGTTAAAAACATATTCATggcccaacccaacccaccaacccCTGAAAACCGACCCAACCTAGTGAGTTGGGTTAAGTCGGGTTAATTTTGGTGGGTTGGCGGGTTCGTTGCATAGCCCTACTTCATTTTGTGATTCATAAAG of the Quercus robur chromosome 10, dhQueRobu3.1, whole genome shotgun sequence genome contains:
- the LOC126703213 gene encoding uncharacterized protein LOC126703213 — its product is MFGKIRGASTSSLDSLELERPTSKIFRDDPLSIYEVTLMKLKLGSQRELSSHSEQTGPQIETDSASCSSCAGVMKINAGCSEKCSQDIVGSPNEGAMAIDTECSSGSVLPGSIDSPCLGSKKQQQNRNVSVLYLFSKFKDSHRQVVSSSCEDAMPIEDGCSESSWTNSSDCHQSLKSMEQQMDQECVTSLALQNVRSELGCA
- the LOC126702083 gene encoding uncharacterized protein LOC126702083, with translation MLPPVDFKDIQEKLSTHFRPWNRSFQFWVRAVDIYTGYKVFQVRVSFVKDVQKQEAMWERQHEVAAQKIYSMCSDLGGFFLKVAQIIGKPDLAPAAWVKRLVTLCDRAPATPFGDIQLMLEKELGKSIGEMFERFEMDPLGSASIAQVHRARLRGDKNDVAVKVQHPGIQDLMMTDIRNLQAFALYIQKTDVKFDLYSITKEMETQIGYEFDFIREANAMEKIRRFLYENNKKSPVLVPRVIRDMVSRRVLVMEYMDGVPILNLGDEIAKRGINPGGKIAAAAKQKILESLTLAYGQMILKSGFFHADPHPGNILICKGSEVALLDYGQAKDLPENLRLGYANLVLAIADDDPIRAAESYRELGIDTLSHCENEQQELLRLAQTMFDTKLPPGVVMLQPFSEESSIKKIAVLAFPEELFSVLRTVHLLRGLSVGLGINYSCAEQWRSIAEEALYSAGRLKGKDMKSRVRRRGLSRRFF
- the LOC126702600 gene encoding nucleoside diphosphate kinase 2, chloroplastic: MEAQVVFGRASPPCLSSSLLSSQTRRTCCSLSYTHCHIQRTKHHLHLAAFHSKPHLFSYSPSRPHAKTLSHKTHIFLPHLVASMEQVEETYIMVKPDAVQRGLVGEIISRFEKKGFKLTGLKLFECPKELAEEHYKDLKSKSFFPKLIDYITSGPVVCMAWEGVGVVASARKLIGSTDPLQADPGTIRGDLAVQTGRNVVHGSDSPENGKREIALWFKEGELCQWTPAQAPWLRE